Proteins encoded together in one Benincasa hispida cultivar B227 chromosome 1, ASM972705v1, whole genome shotgun sequence window:
- the LOC120077046 gene encoding uncharacterized protein LOC120077046 gives MEQMMELKLSGCEVKAQPHIESRVKLLKKQYDAIAEMLGPNFSGFGWNERQKCFHCSKDVFDDWVKSHPSAKGLRNKSFPYLDEMAMIFGKDRANGLRAEGPDDMAEKIDMETNNGMWDDFSDCYVSHPPEEVNRPQTGVDEVDSMTMDELGSCIPT, from the exons ATGGAGCAAATGATGGAGTTAAAGTTGTCTGGATGTGAAGTGAAGGCTCAACCTCACATAGAATCAAGAGTGAAACTTTTGAAGAAGCAATATGATGCAATTGCAGAAATGCTGGGACCAAATTTTAGTGGTTTTGGTTGGAACGAAAGACAGAAATGTTTTCATTGTTCGAAAGATGTCTTTGATGATTGGGTTAAG AGTCACCCAAGTGCAAAAGGGTTGCGTAACAAGTCATTCCCATACTTAGATGAAATGGCAATGATATTTGGCAAAGATCGAGCTAATGGCCTAAGAGCTGAAGGACCAGACGATATGGCCGAGAAAATAGATATGGAAACAAACAATGGGATGTGGGATGACTTTAGTGACTGTTATGTGTCACACCCACCTGAAGAGGTAAATAGGCCTCAAACAGGAGTTGATGAGGTAGATTCTATGACCATGGATGAACTTGGTTCGTGTATTCCAACCTAG